The sequence GCAACACTGCCGTTACACCTTTAATATCCACAAGGTTTTTGGTTTCTGCAATAACGGCCTTGTTTGGAGGTAGCATAGACGACCACTCAGGGCTTGTTAATACTATATCTGTGTTGGCTATAAACATCATGGCTTCTCCAAAAGCACAAGAATCTACATTGGCATCAATGCCATGTTGAGTACATATTTTTTTGACATTGATTTTTAATAAAGTACTAGTTCCCATACCGTTTCCACATACACATAAAATATTTAACATAATTTTCCACCTTTCAAATTTAAGCCCAGCGGCAATGATGCTGAGCTATGTAGAGATTAACCTGCTATTGGAATGCCTAATAATTGACCGATGCTTTGGAATATAAATACGATTGTAGTCCAAATTGTTGCCCAGTCCGAACTTCCAAACCACCATGCCAAGTCGGTC is a genomic window of Candidatus Epulonipiscium viviparus containing:
- a CDS encoding PTS sugar transporter subunit IIB — its product is MLNILCVCGNGMGTSTLLKINVKKICTQHGIDANVDSCAFGEAMMFIANTDIVLTSPEWSSMLPPNKAVIAETKNLVDIKGVTAVLLDVVKNNFPAEMK